The Halomonas denitrificans genome window below encodes:
- a CDS encoding Hpt domain-containing protein: MLNPSAAARAQGILWTRPHLAELCDAIRHAVEGVAGDGSGKAPPLTQARAHGHQIAHTLDTLTVDGAARLAHALAAALDAIDEDVGEHEATTILEAVAILPNYLERLETGAPDTPQVLAERIAELHAIAGHEPAGDDDALAVLDPASAPVDEAPDPNTLRREWQRALRDWLMDPAQSGGLVAVTEQLIDTPIPSMRRVGTAAGATFAALAEEKLTPTPEINKQLAGIDALLRLWAVEGPGPQLDAAADAASGALLGHLRSAEPGLDAVDRLRSEGAAEKPAVKDEDEDEEELERARSVLSGRNRELFTAVAEAARGELNEAKDALNTTLIGAGDEAPDLADQAALLNSVAESLSMLGLNRLADRVRAQAGRLDELTGDPDSPALLDVARELLLVDSELEEAVLYLGEAPSSELLEGDGAHLPKSEHRRVMRQVLHECLDDLSQAKHLLDQLHRGQSDGNSADQARHTLERLAGVLRMAGLGEAAELVEASSRSVQEQLIDQPPEQADRDRLAALAEALVVTEFYLDSLTRLDDRGPEYLASARTHLAELGYIEGAAADERDGQAATAEAEEHEAAADETADAEAVEADADAADEIEADGEDAEPTDEDAEGIEFEPTGFAPDAEGDERETDDELGTGGLEFETGSAGEESGEAAESADVDAESETDAEAAEQDAEGIEFESTPFEAQEDAQEAEASLETPGIDFDDFDGDFSSLDETASADSDEALDAGGREGVGVEAPADEVFGEPDAAEDEAADEASDDDIAEEGATDEDDADERSLAAEGEPSAEAADEDEGEPALEESGDDTAADESAGAVTEEQEPEAFEPASALAGDDFDLTEIFLEEFDEELAALQERLPRWRDNLDDRELLADIRRSFHTLKGSGRMAGAEEIGEFSWAFEQILNQTQDNQFRPEEVIDLVEEAVQALPSLRNRLVGEPADLDEAAVEALVERAGRVGAEQTLPELEGLDDQLVQLMIKEISDHLESVDAWINGSRNQGWALPVDRDLIRSVHTIKGTLRLAPVGDEAESMQIIEEYLQELADTEATPSDDAVVLIEDMRTMLAKRLERLNQEAVSTRHFETAHLAEQARSLISSLHRRRDADDAAWSDEYKTFEAAEEQAAQDETTDETIDEPVEAPADGTTEPADDDEAIELETDEDESVEDLETAPADASADDEIADTEEDEADDAAIEFEDESETQEPVAEDEQADEREALDETSDDEPESEDAVEAIEFEDDDGEDDAEAEADEDDVEAEVEVEVEADVDEDDAESEEDARARAIEIASKVEATFEEWPESQIGEVDRPAEPEAEQESDEAAAARTGRDTIAVDYASLDDELVDLFAEEGQELLEHADGLLQQWRENPSDRALVTALQRDVHTIKGSARMAGLNPIGEVAHVLEDLLESIAGGQQEATAQRIDTLETGCDHLHGMVDAVTRREALPARPSGEAIDSDDEASEALETVTRQVEADDSASADARTGRASTIRIASERVEELLNFAGEISIFRSRIEQEIGGFRGNIGEIEQTVARLREQLRNLEAETEAQILSRYEREHGPDEEEFDPLELDRYSTIQQLSRALAESVSDLNSLTELMDDSGRQTETLLMQQARVNTELQEGLMQARMVSFNTLAPRLRRVVRNAARDAGRKAELDIVAEGEGELDRNVLDRMTAPIEHILRNAIAHGIESPSERRDAGKSETGRIRIEIDREATELLIRISDDGGGLNLDRIRERALEQGLIDADQADDTDALSQIIFQTGFSTAEAVSELSGRGVGMDVVASEIRQVGGRINVQTETGKGTRFTLRIPLSLAVMQAIFVEAGERLFSIPLQAVRGVAKIRPAEWQDALDGDGLFHYGGQDYPLLELEPQLGFDPEEPEEGASMSLLMITTGDQRAAIRVTDIQGHREIVLKPVGPQISSIPGILGGTIMGDGQVVVILDMAPLIERAIREQRLPGMVQRSDSTAAEVEEVKRTPLVMVVDDSITMRRVTSRILEHHGLEVLTARDGVEAVDLLFERVPDLMLLDIEMPRMDGFELAAHVRDDARLSDVPIMMITSRSGDKHRDRAKKLGVDRYLIKPYQEANMVRNVFEMLEMPVPGDDR; encoded by the coding sequence AGGTTCTGGCCGAGCGCATCGCCGAGCTCCACGCGATCGCTGGCCATGAGCCGGCCGGCGACGACGATGCGCTGGCGGTCCTCGACCCCGCGTCGGCTCCGGTCGACGAAGCCCCCGACCCGAACACCCTGCGTCGCGAGTGGCAACGCGCGCTGCGCGATTGGTTGATGGACCCCGCCCAGTCCGGCGGCCTGGTCGCCGTGACCGAGCAATTGATCGACACGCCGATTCCGTCGATGCGTCGCGTGGGTACCGCCGCTGGCGCCACGTTCGCGGCGCTGGCCGAAGAGAAGCTCACGCCGACGCCCGAGATCAACAAGCAACTGGCCGGGATCGACGCCTTGCTTCGCCTGTGGGCCGTCGAGGGCCCCGGCCCGCAGCTGGACGCCGCGGCCGACGCAGCCTCGGGCGCCCTGCTCGGCCACCTCCGGTCGGCCGAGCCCGGCCTCGATGCAGTCGATCGCCTGCGATCGGAGGGCGCCGCGGAGAAGCCCGCCGTCAAGGACGAGGACGAGGACGAAGAGGAGCTCGAGCGCGCCCGCAGCGTCCTGTCCGGGCGCAACCGGGAACTCTTCACCGCCGTGGCCGAGGCGGCCCGTGGCGAACTCAACGAGGCCAAGGACGCGCTGAACACCACGCTGATCGGGGCCGGAGACGAGGCCCCCGATCTGGCCGATCAGGCCGCGCTGCTCAATTCGGTCGCCGAGAGCCTGTCGATGCTCGGCCTGAACCGGCTCGCCGATCGGGTCCGGGCACAGGCCGGGCGGCTCGACGAGCTCACCGGCGATCCCGACAGCCCCGCGCTGCTCGACGTCGCGCGAGAACTCCTGCTGGTCGACAGCGAGCTCGAAGAGGCCGTGCTGTACCTGGGCGAAGCGCCGAGCAGCGAACTGCTCGAGGGCGACGGCGCCCACCTGCCGAAATCCGAGCACCGGCGCGTGATGCGCCAGGTGCTGCACGAATGCCTGGATGATCTGAGCCAGGCCAAGCATCTCCTGGACCAGCTCCATCGCGGCCAGAGCGACGGCAACTCCGCCGACCAGGCGCGCCATACGCTCGAACGCCTTGCCGGGGTCCTCCGCATGGCCGGGCTCGGCGAAGCCGCCGAGCTTGTCGAGGCCAGCTCGCGCTCGGTCCAAGAACAGCTGATCGACCAGCCGCCCGAGCAGGCCGACCGGGACCGCCTGGCGGCACTGGCCGAGGCGCTGGTCGTCACCGAGTTCTACCTCGACAGCCTGACCCGCCTCGACGACCGCGGCCCCGAGTACCTGGCCAGCGCGCGGACCCACCTGGCGGAACTGGGCTACATCGAAGGGGCTGCCGCCGACGAGCGCGATGGCCAAGCGGCAACGGCCGAAGCCGAGGAGCACGAAGCGGCTGCAGACGAAACGGCCGATGCCGAAGCGGTCGAAGCCGACGCGGATGCAGCCGACGAGATCGAGGCCGACGGCGAGGACGCCGAGCCCACCGACGAGGACGCCGAGGGCATCGAATTCGAACCGACCGGTTTCGCGCCGGACGCCGAAGGCGACGAACGCGAGACGGACGACGAGCTCGGCACCGGCGGCCTGGAATTCGAAACCGGGTCGGCAGGCGAGGAATCCGGCGAGGCCGCGGAGTCGGCCGATGTCGATGCGGAATCCGAAACCGATGCGGAGGCCGCCGAACAGGACGCTGAGGGCATCGAGTTCGAATCGACGCCGTTCGAAGCGCAGGAGGATGCACAGGAGGCCGAAGCGTCGCTCGAGACGCCCGGCATCGATTTCGACGATTTCGACGGCGACTTCAGCTCGCTGGACGAGACTGCATCGGCAGACAGCGACGAGGCCCTGGATGCCGGCGGTCGTGAGGGCGTCGGAGTCGAAGCGCCGGCCGACGAGGTGTTTGGCGAGCCGGACGCTGCGGAGGACGAGGCGGCCGACGAGGCAAGTGACGACGACATCGCCGAAGAGGGCGCTACCGACGAGGACGACGCCGACGAGCGGTCGCTCGCAGCCGAGGGCGAACCATCCGCCGAAGCTGCCGACGAGGACGAGGGCGAGCCCGCGCTCGAAGAGTCCGGCGACGACACCGCGGCAGACGAATCGGCCGGGGCGGTGACCGAGGAGCAGGAACCGGAGGCGTTCGAACCGGCCTCGGCCCTGGCCGGCGACGATTTCGACCTCACCGAGATCTTCCTCGAGGAATTCGACGAGGAACTGGCCGCTCTGCAGGAGCGCCTGCCGCGCTGGCGCGACAACCTCGACGATCGCGAGCTGCTCGCCGATATCCGGCGCTCCTTCCATACGCTGAAGGGTTCGGGTCGTATGGCCGGCGCCGAGGAGATCGGCGAATTCAGCTGGGCCTTCGAGCAGATTCTGAACCAGACCCAGGACAACCAGTTCCGACCCGAGGAGGTCATCGACCTGGTCGAGGAAGCGGTACAGGCGCTGCCTTCGCTGCGCAATCGACTGGTCGGCGAGCCGGCCGATCTCGACGAGGCCGCGGTCGAAGCGCTGGTCGAGCGAGCTGGCCGCGTCGGCGCCGAGCAGACCCTGCCCGAACTCGAAGGTCTCGACGACCAGCTGGTCCAGCTGATGATCAAGGAAATCAGCGACCACCTGGAATCGGTGGATGCCTGGATCAACGGCAGCCGCAACCAGGGCTGGGCCCTGCCCGTCGATCGCGACCTGATCCGGTCGGTGCACACGATCAAGGGCACCCTTCGCCTTGCGCCGGTCGGCGACGAAGCCGAAAGCATGCAGATCATCGAGGAGTATCTGCAGGAGCTTGCCGACACGGAGGCCACCCCGAGCGACGATGCCGTCGTCCTGATCGAGGACATGCGCACGATGCTGGCCAAGCGCCTCGAGCGCTTGAACCAGGAAGCGGTATCGACCCGGCACTTCGAGACCGCTCACCTCGCCGAACAGGCGCGCAGCCTGATCAGCAGCCTGCATCGTCGGCGCGACGCCGACGATGCGGCGTGGTCGGACGAGTACAAGACCTTCGAAGCCGCGGAAGAGCAGGCCGCGCAGGACGAGACAACCGACGAAACGATCGACGAACCGGTCGAAGCGCCGGCCGACGGGACGACCGAACCGGCGGACGACGACGAAGCCATCGAGCTCGAAACCGACGAGGACGAATCTGTCGAGGACCTCGAAACGGCGCCAGCGGATGCGAGCGCGGATGACGAGATCGCCGACACGGAAGAGGACGAGGCGGACGACGCCGCGATCGAATTCGAGGACGAGTCCGAAACGCAGGAGCCGGTCGCCGAGGACGAGCAGGCCGACGAGCGCGAGGCGCTCGACGAAACGAGCGACGACGAACCCGAGAGCGAGGACGCCGTCGAAGCGATCGAGTTCGAAGACGACGACGGCGAAGACGATGCCGAAGCGGAAGCCGACGAGGACGACGTCGAAGCCGAAGTCGAAGTCGAAGTCGAAGCGGACGTCGACGAAGACGACGCCGAAAGCGAAGAGGACGCGCGAGCCCGCGCGATCGAGATCGCCTCGAAGGTCGAAGCCACCTTCGAGGAATGGCCCGAATCCCAGATCGGCGAGGTCGATCGGCCGGCGGAGCCCGAGGCCGAGCAGGAATCGGACGAGGCTGCCGCGGCAAGGACAGGACGCGACACGATCGCGGTCGACTACGCCAGCCTGGACGACGAACTCGTCGACCTGTTTGCCGAGGAAGGCCAGGAGCTTCTCGAGCATGCCGACGGGCTGCTGCAGCAGTGGCGCGAGAACCCGTCGGACCGCGCCCTGGTCACCGCACTGCAGCGCGACGTCCACACGATCAAGGGCAGCGCCCGGATGGCCGGCCTGAACCCGATCGGCGAAGTCGCCCACGTCCTCGAGGACCTGCTCGAGAGCATTGCCGGAGGCCAACAGGAAGCCACGGCCCAGCGCATCGATACGCTGGAGACCGGCTGCGACCACCTGCACGGCATGGTCGACGCGGTCACCCGCCGCGAGGCGCTGCCGGCCCGCCCATCGGGCGAGGCGATCGATTCCGACGACGAGGCGTCCGAAGCGCTGGAGACGGTCACGCGCCAGGTCGAGGCCGACGACTCGGCGTCCGCCGATGCCCGGACCGGTCGCGCCAGCACCATCCGGATTGCTTCCGAACGGGTCGAGGAGCTGCTCAACTTCGCCGGCGAGATCAGCATCTTCCGTTCGCGCATCGAGCAGGAGATCGGTGGTTTCCGCGGCAACATCGGCGAGATCGAGCAGACCGTCGCCCGCCTGCGCGAGCAGCTGAGAAACCTCGAGGCCGAGACCGAAGCGCAGATTCTCTCGCGCTACGAGCGCGAGCACGGCCCGGACGAGGAAGAGTTCGATCCGCTCGAACTCGACAGGTACTCGACGATCCAGCAGCTGTCACGCGCGCTGGCCGAGTCGGTGTCCGACCTCAACTCCCTGACCGAGCTGATGGACGACTCGGGCCGGCAGACCGAAACGCTGCTGATGCAGCAGGCGCGGGTCAACACCGAGCTCCAGGAAGGCCTGATGCAGGCGCGGATGGTGTCCTTCAACACGCTCGCACCGCGGCTCCGCCGGGTCGTCCGCAACGCGGCCCGCGACGCCGGCCGCAAGGCCGAGCTGGATATCGTGGCCGAGGGCGAAGGCGAACTGGACCGCAACGTCCTGGACCGCATGACCGCGCCGATCGAGCACATCCTGCGGAACGCGATCGCGCACGGCATCGAGTCGCCGTCGGAACGCCGTGACGCAGGCAAGAGCGAGACCGGCCGGATCCGGATCGAGATCGATCGCGAGGCGACCGAACTGCTGATCCGGATCAGCGACGACGGCGGCGGCCTGAACCTGGACCGCATCCGCGAGCGCGCGCTGGAGCAGGGCCTGATCGACGCGGACCAGGCCGACGATACGGATGCCTTGTCCCAGATCATCTTCCAGACCGGCTTCTCGACCGCCGAAGCGGTCAGCGAACTGTCCGGCCGCGGCGTCGGCATGGACGTCGTGGCATCCGAGATTCGCCAGGTCGGCGGGCGGATCAATGTCCAGACCGAGACCGGCAAGGGCACGCGATTCACCCTGCGCATCCCGCTGAGCCTGGCGGTCATGCAGGCGATCTTCGTCGAGGCCGGCGAACGGCTGTTCTCGATTCCGCTGCAGGCGGTCCGCGGCGTGGCGAAGATCCGGCCCGCCGAGTGGCAGGACGCGCTGGACGGCGACGGCCTGTTCCACTACGGCGGCCAGGACTATCCGTTGCTCGAGCTCGAGCCTCAGCTCGGCTTCGATCCGGAAGAGCCCGAAGAAGGCGCCAGCATGTCGCTGCTGATGATCACCACCGGCGACCAGCGAGCGGCGATCCGGGTGACCGACATCCAGGGTCACCGCGAGATCGTGCTCAAGCCCGTCGGGCCGCAGATCAGCTCGATCCCGGGCATTCTCGGCGGCACCATCATGGGCGACGGCCAGGTCGTGGTCATCCTCGACATGGCTCCGCTGATCGAGCGCGCGATTCGCGAGCAACGCCTGCCCGGCATGGTCCAGCGCAGCGATTCCACGGCCGCCGAGGTCGAGGAAGTCAAGCGCACGCCGCTGGTCATGGTGGTCGACGATTCCATCACCATGCGCCGCGTGACCTCACGCATCCTCGAGCACCACGGGCTGGAAGTGCTGACCGCCCGCGACGGCGTCGAGGCCGTGGACCTGCTGTTCGAGCGCGTGCCCGACCTGATGCTGCTCGACATCGAGATGCCGCGCATGGACGGCTTCGAACTGGCCGCCCATGTCCGCGACGATGCCCGGCTCAGCGATGTACCGATCATGATGATCACGTCGCGTTCCGGCGACAAGCATCGCGATCGGGCGAAGAAGCTCGGCGTCGATCGCTACCTGATCAAGCCGTACCAGGAAGCCAACATGGTGCGTAACGTGTTCGAGATGCTCGAGATGCCGGTGCCCGGAGACGACCGATGA